In the Staphylococcus sp. IVB6240 genome, one interval contains:
- a CDS encoding nitrate reductase subunit alpha, which produces MAKFGLNFFKPTEKFNGNWSVLEHKSREWEKMYRERWSHDKVVRTTHGVNCTGSCSWKVFVKNGVITWENQQIDYPSCGPDMPEFEPRGCPRGASFSWYEYSPLRIKYPYVRGKLWELWKQALSEHEDPIKAWASIVEDEKKTRIYKSARGKGGHVRANWRDVAQLISAQLIYTIKKDGPDRIAGFTPIPAMSMISYAAGARFISLLGGEMLSFYDWYADLPPASPQIWGEQTDVPESSDWYNAAYIMMWGSNVPLTRTPDAHFMTEVRYKGAKVVSVAPDYAENVKFADNWLAPNPGTDAAIAQAMTHVIMQEFYEDEPSEMFINYAKQYSDMPFVIRLDKDANGYKAGRFLRSSDFGSTSENSEWKPVVFDTLTDTIQVPNGTMGQRWEEGKQWNLKLENEQGEKIDPAMTVATGEYALATIQFPYFDNAGNGVFERPIPVRKMTLANGEETLVTTIYDLMASQYGVKRFGHELEAKGFEDAASFYTPAWQEKVTGVKADVVTQVAREFAQNAIDTGGRSMIIMGAGINHWFNSDTIYRAILNLVVLCGCQGVNGGGWAHYVGQEKCRPIEGWSTIAFAKDWQGPPRLQNGTSWFYFATDQWKYEESGVDRLASPLAENIKLQHPADYNVLAARNGWLSSYPQFDRNSLLWGEEARDAGEFTNEAILARALEDVKSRKTKFAVENPGLRKNHPKSLFVWRSNLISSSAKGQEYFMKHLLGTKSALMAEPNEREKPEEIEWSEDTVGKLDLLVSLDFRMTATPLYSDVVLPAATWYEKHDISSTDMHPFIHPFNPAIDPLWESRSDWDIFKTLSKTFSDMSRIHLTGTYKDVVTAPLAHDSKQEISLSYGEIKDWTKGEVEPIPGKTMPGFAVVDRTYTDVHDKFISVGPLLENGKVGAHGVSFSVKEEYDELRSMVGKWEDDTVKNDKPRIDTARKVADVILNVSSASNGRVSQKSYEDLEQQTGMELKDISAERASEKITFLNITSQPREVIPTAVFPGSNKQGRRYSPFTTNIERLVPFRTLTGRQSYYIDHEVFQQFGEALPVYKPTLPPMVFGTKDKEVKGGVDALVLRYLTPHGKWNIHSTYQDNQHMLTLFRGGPTVWISNEDAAQHGIDDNDWLEVYNRNGVVTARAVVSHRMPRGTMFMYHAQDKHIQTPGSEISGTRGGSHNAPTRIHLKPTQLMGGYAQISYSFNYYGPIGNQRDIYVAVRKMKEVDWLED; this is translated from the coding sequence ATGGCAAAATTTGGATTAAACTTTTTTAAGCCGACTGAAAAGTTCAATGGTAATTGGTCAGTTTTGGAACACAAAAGCCGTGAATGGGAAAAGATGTACAGAGAAAGATGGAGTCATGACAAAGTCGTACGTACAACACATGGTGTTAACTGTACGGGATCATGCTCATGGAAAGTGTTTGTAAAGAATGGTGTCATCACTTGGGAGAACCAACAAATTGACTATCCAAGTTGTGGACCAGATATGCCAGAATTCGAACCTCGTGGCTGTCCACGTGGTGCGTCGTTCTCATGGTATGAATACAGCCCACTACGTATTAAATATCCATACGTAAGAGGTAAATTATGGGAACTATGGAAACAAGCATTAAGTGAACATGAAGATCCGATTAAAGCATGGGCGTCTATCGTTGAAGATGAGAAGAAAACACGTATTTATAAATCAGCACGTGGTAAAGGTGGCCATGTGCGTGCAAACTGGAGAGACGTAGCGCAACTTATTTCAGCACAATTAATCTACACAATTAAGAAAGATGGTCCAGACCGTATCGCAGGATTCACACCAATTCCAGCGATGTCTATGATCAGTTATGCAGCTGGTGCACGTTTCATCTCATTACTTGGTGGAGAAATGTTAAGTTTCTACGACTGGTATGCGGATTTACCACCAGCATCTCCACAAATCTGGGGTGAACAAACAGACGTACCAGAATCAAGTGACTGGTATAATGCAGCATACATTATGATGTGGGGTTCTAACGTACCATTAACACGTACACCAGATGCCCACTTCATGACAGAAGTTCGTTATAAAGGTGCAAAAGTTGTTTCAGTAGCACCTGACTATGCAGAAAACGTTAAGTTTGCGGATAACTGGTTAGCGCCAAACCCTGGTACTGACGCAGCGATCGCACAAGCTATGACACACGTTATCATGCAAGAATTCTATGAAGATGAACCATCTGAAATGTTCATCAACTATGCAAAACAATATTCAGATATGCCTTTCGTGATTCGTTTGGATAAAGATGCGAATGGCTACAAAGCTGGTCGTTTCTTACGTTCAAGTGACTTCGGTAGCACTTCTGAAAACAGTGAATGGAAACCAGTCGTATTCGATACGTTAACAGATACAATTCAAGTGCCAAACGGTACAATGGGTCAACGTTGGGAAGAAGGCAAGCAATGGAACCTTAAGTTAGAAAATGAACAAGGTGAAAAAATCGATCCAGCTATGACAGTAGCAACAGGTGAATATGCGCTTGCAACAATTCAATTCCCTTACTTCGACAATGCAGGTAACGGTGTATTCGAACGTCCAATTCCAGTGCGTAAAATGACATTGGCAAATGGAGAAGAAACACTTGTTACAACAATTTATGACTTAATGGCATCACAATATGGTGTGAAACGTTTCGGTCATGAATTAGAAGCTAAAGGCTTTGAAGATGCAGCATCATTCTACACACCTGCATGGCAAGAAAAAGTAACAGGCGTAAAAGCAGACGTTGTAACACAAGTTGCACGTGAATTTGCTCAAAACGCAATTGATACAGGCGGCCGCTCAATGATCATCATGGGTGCAGGTATCAACCACTGGTTTAACTCTGATACGATTTATCGTGCAATCCTTAACCTTGTTGTGTTATGTGGTTGTCAAGGTGTTAACGGTGGTGGTTGGGCTCACTACGTTGGACAAGAAAAATGTCGTCCAATTGAAGGTTGGAGCACAATTGCATTCGCGAAAGACTGGCAAGGTCCACCGCGTTTACAAAACGGTACAAGCTGGTTCTACTTCGCAACAGATCAATGGAAATATGAAGAATCTGGCGTAGATCGTCTTGCATCACCACTTGCAGAAAACATCAAGTTACAACACCCTGCAGACTACAATGTTCTTGCAGCGCGTAACGGATGGTTATCATCATACCCACAATTCGATCGCAACAGCTTATTATGGGGTGAAGAAGCACGTGACGCAGGTGAATTTACAAACGAAGCGATCTTGGCTCGTGCGTTAGAAGACGTGAAATCACGTAAGACGAAATTTGCGGTTGAAAACCCAGGTTTACGTAAAAACCATCCGAAATCATTATTCGTATGGCGTTCAAACTTAATCTCAAGTTCAGCTAAAGGTCAAGAGTACTTCATGAAACACTTATTAGGTACGAAGTCTGCATTAATGGCTGAACCGAACGAAAGAGAAAAACCAGAAGAAATCGAATGGAGCGAAGACACAGTTGGTAAGTTAGACTTACTTGTTTCTTTAGACTTCCGTATGACTGCAACACCATTGTACTCAGACGTTGTCTTACCAGCTGCAACTTGGTATGAAAAGCATGACATTTCATCAACTGACATGCACCCATTCATTCACCCATTCAATCCAGCGATCGATCCATTATGGGAATCACGTTCTGACTGGGATATCTTCAAGACATTGAGTAAAACATTCTCAGATATGTCACGTATCCACTTAACAGGAACATACAAAGACGTTGTGACAGCACCATTAGCGCATGACTCTAAACAAGAAATCTCATTATCATATGGTGAAATTAAAGACTGGACAAAAGGTGAAGTTGAACCAATCCCAGGTAAAACAATGCCAGGATTTGCTGTTGTAGATCGTACTTACACAGACGTACATGACAAGTTCATCTCAGTAGGACCATTACTAGAGAACGGTAAAGTTGGTGCACATGGTGTCAGCTTCTCAGTTAAAGAAGAATACGATGAGTTACGCAGCATGGTTGGTAAATGGGAAGACGATACAGTTAAGAACGACAAACCTCGTATCGATACTGCGCGTAAAGTAGCAGACGTTATCTTAAACGTATCATCTGCATCAAATGGTCGCGTATCACAAAAATCATACGAAGATCTCGAACAACAAACAGGTATGGAATTGAAAGATATTTCTGCAGAACGTGCATCAGAAAAGATTACGTTCTTGAATATCACATCACAACCACGTGAAGTTATTCCAACTGCAGTGTTCCCAGGCTCTAACAAACAAGGTCGTCGTTACTCACCATTCACAACAAACATCGAACGTCTCGTGCCATTTAGAACATTGACAGGTCGTCAAAGTTACTACATTGACCATGAGGTATTCCAACAGTTCGGTGAAGCATTACCAGTATACAAACCAACATTACCGCCAATGGTATTTGGTACGAAAGATAAAGAAGTAAAAGGTGGCGTTGATGCACTTGTATTACGCTACTTAACACCACACGGTAAGTGGAACATCCACTCAACATATCAAGATAACCAACATATGTTGACATTATTCCGTGGTGGTCCAACAGTTTGGATCTCAAACGAAGATGCAGCACAACATGGCATTGATGACAACGACTGGTTAGAAGTTTATAACCGAAATGGTGTTGTAACAGCACGTGCGGTTGTATCACACCGTATGCCACGCGGCACAATGTTCATGTACCATGCACAAGATAAGCATATTCAAACACCAGGATCTGAAATTTCTGGTACACGTGGTGGTTCACACAACGCACCAACACGTATCCACCTAAAACCGACACAATTAATGGGTGGTTATGCACAAATTAGTTATTCATTTAACTATTACGGACCAATCGGAAACCAACGTGACATATACGTTGCCGTTAGAAAAATGAAAGAGGTGGATTGGCTTGAAGATTAA
- a CDS encoding 5'-nucleotidase C-terminal domain-containing protein, producing the protein MKQTVFRWIAAFTLILGFCGIFTLNTVHAETTGVTDSESNQAVEMVGDTAENVTPTVDDQSTSTDVTNGDMSNHDAVTEQQDQAVEDVATTDAQPEAVVESTAKNEQQQAMQESVANQDADKQQAAQPKTHTILHTNDIHGRMIEENDRVIGMAKLKTLKEQQQPDLMVDAGDAFQGLPVSNLSKGEEMAKAMNKVGYDAMAVGNHEFDFGYDQLKKLEGILNFPLLSANVYKDGNLAFKPSTVVNKNGLNYGIIGVTTPETATKTSPEGIVCVSFSDSLEAVKREMTKLNDQVDAFLVLSHLGIDPSTQQKIRGDYLTEQLSAMKEFKHPMIVIDGHSHTVLEQGQTFGKDALAQTGTALANVGKVTFDVEKGQLSNVKATLINVKDVADVTPNAALKAQLDKANAEYLEATSEVIIPNNKVDFKGERDDVRTQETNLGNAVADAMEAYGQHGFSTPSDFAVTNSGGIRASIAPGTVKLSDIITVLPFGNTIAQIKVTGDNVLKAFEHSLSAPTQTVDGKTQFTANGGLLQISNSVRVYYDINKEPGQRVNEVQVLNKKTGQYEPLDLKCVYNVATNDFTASGGDGFDMFGGPREEGVSLDKVMADYLKTADLLQYDTTEPQRMIMGQPDATPTQPGTVKPSDSTQASKPTIPGKVVPFPTPSKQPAATGENGNVAVGNNGDNMMKTSTETMMTSTKSAELSHQNVVPMTGQSVEMQNMAQSHHEDMLPHTGNTSGGTLAFGYLCIGAGLYMMRRKQAM; encoded by the coding sequence ATGAAGCAAACAGTTTTTCGATGGATCGCAGCATTTACGTTGATCCTAGGTTTTTGCGGTATTTTCACACTGAATACGGTTCATGCAGAAACAACAGGTGTGACAGATTCTGAATCGAACCAAGCAGTCGAAATGGTTGGGGATACAGCAGAGAATGTAACACCAACAGTTGATGATCAATCCACATCCACTGACGTGACGAATGGTGACATGTCTAATCATGATGCTGTGACAGAGCAACAGGATCAAGCTGTGGAGGATGTTGCGACGACAGATGCACAACCTGAAGCGGTCGTTGAATCGACAGCTAAGAATGAACAGCAACAGGCAATGCAAGAATCAGTAGCGAATCAAGATGCTGATAAACAGCAAGCAGCACAACCAAAGACACATACGATCTTACATACGAACGATATTCATGGCCGTATGATTGAAGAGAATGACCGTGTCATTGGAATGGCAAAGTTGAAAACACTGAAGGAACAGCAACAACCCGACTTAATGGTGGATGCAGGTGATGCATTCCAAGGATTGCCAGTTTCTAACTTGTCAAAAGGCGAAGAAATGGCGAAAGCGATGAATAAAGTGGGTTATGATGCAATGGCGGTTGGAAATCATGAGTTTGACTTTGGATATGACCAACTGAAGAAGTTAGAAGGTATTTTGAACTTCCCATTATTGAGTGCCAATGTTTACAAAGATGGCAATTTAGCGTTTAAGCCTTCAACCGTCGTGAATAAAAACGGTTTGAATTACGGGATTATTGGCGTGACAACACCTGAAACTGCGACAAAAACGAGTCCAGAGGGGATTGTCTGTGTATCATTTTCAGATTCACTGGAAGCGGTAAAACGTGAAATGACAAAGTTGAATGATCAAGTAGATGCTTTCTTAGTACTATCACATTTAGGTATTGATCCATCGACACAACAAAAGATACGTGGTGATTACTTAACAGAACAATTAAGTGCGATGAAAGAATTCAAACATCCAATGATTGTGATTGATGGTCATTCGCATACGGTATTGGAACAGGGCCAAACATTTGGTAAAGATGCATTAGCGCAAACTGGAACAGCTTTAGCAAATGTAGGTAAAGTGACATTTGATGTTGAAAAGGGTCAATTAAGCAACGTGAAAGCGACATTGATCAATGTGAAAGATGTAGCAGATGTAACACCGAATGCTGCATTGAAGGCGCAGTTAGATAAAGCAAATGCTGAATATTTAGAAGCGACTTCTGAAGTGATTATTCCAAATAATAAGGTAGATTTCAAAGGTGAACGTGATGATGTGCGTACACAAGAAACGAACCTAGGTAATGCAGTAGCAGATGCAATGGAAGCATATGGTCAGCACGGTTTCAGTACACCATCAGACTTCGCTGTGACAAATTCAGGTGGTATTCGTGCCTCTATCGCACCAGGTACAGTGAAATTGAGTGATATCATTACAGTATTGCCATTTGGTAACACAATTGCTCAAATCAAAGTGACAGGTGACAATGTATTAAAAGCATTTGAACATAGCTTGAGCGCACCAACACAAACGGTTGACGGTAAAACACAATTTACAGCCAATGGTGGTTTATTGCAGATTTCGAATAGTGTTCGTGTTTACTACGATATCAACAAAGAACCTGGACAACGTGTAAATGAAGTACAAGTGTTAAATAAAAAGACAGGTCAATATGAACCACTTGATTTAAAATGCGTGTACAACGTGGCAACGAACGACTTTACAGCATCAGGTGGCGATGGTTTTGATATGTTTGGTGGCCCACGTGAAGAAGGTGTATCACTAGATAAGGTTATGGCAGATTACTTAAAAACAGCTGACTTATTACAATATGATACAACGGAACCACAACGTATGATTATGGGACAACCGGATGCAACACCAACACAACCTGGAACGGTTAAACCAAGTGATTCAACACAAGCATCTAAACCAACAATACCAGGTAAAGTAGTACCATTCCCAACGCCATCGAAACAACCGGCTGCTACGGGGGAAAATGGTAACGTTGCTGTTGGAAACAATGGTGACAACATGATGAAAACATCAACAGAAACAATGATGACATCAACTAAGTCAGCTGAGTTATCACATCAGAATGTAGTACCAATGACAGGACAATCTGTAGAGATGCAAAATATGGCACAAAGTCATCATGAAGACATGTTACCTCACACAGGTAATACTTCAGGAGGAACACTTGCATTTGGATACTTATGTATCGGTGCAGGCTTGTATATGATGAGACGTAAACAAGCAATGTAA
- the cobA gene encoding uroporphyrinogen-III C-methyltransferase, with the protein MSVTGNPSKVYLVGAGPGNPCLLSKKAERCIQQADVILYDQLVHPFILQLSRPDAEWIHVGKTPYTRYIKQERINELLVEKAHDYQRVVRLKGGDPAIFGRVTEEVDTLREHGIDFEIIPGITAASAAISQLGRGLTERQVSTNITFTTGHFKDDVENEIDITTLENGGTLAIYMGVKRLPLLMDEIMTKVGIDYPVAVIFNATRPNQQVIGGTVTTIAEKIAQLPERPGPGVTIVGEVVRDVEEIKPEENMEPEMVLLTGERTRCIDVAYDIFEKGGAALIDDREVSELHPSQHEIMTAWLENYDFTSEQVIE; encoded by the coding sequence ATGTCTGTAACAGGCAACCCCTCAAAAGTGTATTTAGTAGGAGCAGGTCCGGGTAATCCGTGCCTGCTTTCTAAAAAAGCGGAAAGATGTATCCAACAAGCAGACGTCATTTTGTATGATCAGCTCGTACATCCATTTATCTTGCAACTGTCACGTCCAGATGCAGAATGGATTCATGTTGGTAAAACACCTTACACACGTTACATCAAACAAGAACGCATCAATGAGTTACTTGTTGAAAAAGCACATGACTATCAACGTGTTGTTCGTTTAAAAGGTGGCGATCCTGCGATTTTTGGTCGTGTAACTGAAGAAGTTGATACACTTCGTGAACATGGGATTGATTTTGAAATCATACCCGGTATTACAGCAGCCAGTGCCGCTATCAGTCAATTGGGTCGTGGTTTAACAGAACGACAAGTATCAACAAACATTACATTTACAACGGGTCATTTTAAAGATGATGTTGAAAATGAAATTGATATTACCACACTTGAAAATGGTGGTACTTTAGCAATCTATATGGGTGTTAAGCGCCTACCATTATTAATGGATGAAATTATGACGAAAGTGGGCATTGATTACCCAGTAGCCGTCATTTTCAATGCGACACGTCCAAACCAACAAGTGATTGGTGGTACTGTGACAACAATCGCTGAGAAGATTGCACAATTGCCAGAACGTCCAGGGCCTGGTGTGACGATTGTTGGTGAAGTAGTACGTGATGTTGAAGAAATTAAACCAGAAGAAAATATGGAACCAGAAATGGTCTTATTAACTGGAGAACGCACACGTTGTATTGATGTCGCATATGATATTTTTGAAAAAGGTGGTGCGGCATTAATTGATGACCGTGAAGTGTCAGAGTTACATCCAAGCCAACATGAAATTATGACAGCATGGCTCGAAAATTATGACTTCACATCAGAACAAGTCATTGAATAA
- the nirD gene encoding nitrite reductase small subunit NirD codes for MAEKVKVAHMSEIEPLIGKKVIVGDKQIGLFLTEDGELKAINNVCPHKQGPLSEGTVSGHYVFCPLHDQKIDLNTGEVQEPDEGCVETYEVEIIDDEVYLCL; via the coding sequence ATGGCAGAAAAAGTAAAAGTGGCACACATGTCAGAAATTGAACCATTAATTGGTAAGAAAGTCATTGTTGGAGACAAACAAATCGGATTATTCTTAACGGAAGATGGCGAACTTAAAGCAATTAACAACGTTTGTCCACATAAACAAGGGCCATTATCTGAAGGGACAGTCAGCGGTCATTATGTCTTCTGTCCACTTCACGATCAAAAAATTGATTTGAATACTGGTGAAGTTCAAGAGCCAGATGAAGGCTGCGTTGAAACATATGAAGTAGAAATTATCGATGATGAGGTATATTTATGTCTGTAA
- the nirB gene encoding nitrite reductase large subunit NirB → MSKTKLLMIGNGMAGVRTIEEILERDPDKFDITIIGKEPYPNYNRIMLSNILQNKMTVEETIMNPYEWYEERNIQLITGDKVIKINREEQNVETESGRVVGYDQMIIATGSDSFILPIDGSRLDGVVGFRTIDDTEKMLETAKTKKKAIVIGGGLLGLECARGLVDQGMDVTVVHLAEWLMEVQLDRKAGGLLKADLEKQGIKFELQANTQEIIGESHVEGIRLSDGRVLDADMVVMAVGIRPVTKEARAAGLEIGRGIVVDDFMKTSDPNIYAVGECAEHRSKVYGLVAPLYDQGKVLADHITGQPTEGYQGSTTFTSLKVSGCDLFSAGRITENEDVRGIETFNGVDNIYKKIFVQDKKIVGAVLYGDTEEGNRFYNMMKKGDTIDEYTLVSILHKAGEVDAISVADMDDDETICGCNGISKGVIVNAIKEHGLTSVADVTRVTKAGNSCGKCKGQIGELLEHTLGGDFVESGPTGICECTDLSRDQIVTQIRAKGLKTSKEVRHVLDFKNKGGCPKCRPAINYYLNMVYPHDHEDERASRFANERYHANIQNDGTFSVIPQMRAGVTDADQLIRLGEVAKKYDVPLVKVTGSQRIGLYGVKKEELPQVWEDLGMRSASAYAKKTRSVKSCVGKEFCRFGTQYTTKLGIRLEETFEYIDTPHKFKMGVSGCPRSCVESGVKDFGIIGVENGFQIYVGGNGGTDVVKAEFLTTVETEDEVIKLCGAYMQYYRETGVYAERTAPWLKRMGFDQVKSVVLDPEKQEELYNRIMEAKAAIPEEPWNDITSDDMKRKIFEVEKV, encoded by the coding sequence ATGAGTAAAACGAAATTATTAATGATTGGTAACGGTATGGCGGGGGTCCGTACAATTGAAGAAATCTTGGAACGTGATCCAGATAAGTTTGATATTACAATTATCGGTAAAGAACCATATCCAAACTACAACCGTATTATGTTATCAAACATCTTACAAAACAAAATGACAGTCGAAGAGACAATCATGAACCCATATGAATGGTATGAAGAGCGCAACATTCAATTAATCACAGGAGATAAAGTGATTAAAATCAACCGTGAAGAACAAAATGTTGAAACAGAAAGCGGTCGCGTTGTTGGATACGATCAAATGATCATCGCAACAGGTTCTGATTCATTCATTTTACCAATCGACGGTTCACGTTTAGATGGTGTTGTTGGTTTCCGTACAATTGATGATACAGAAAAAATGCTTGAAACAGCGAAAACGAAGAAAAAAGCAATCGTTATCGGTGGTGGCTTGTTAGGTCTAGAATGTGCGCGTGGTCTTGTGGATCAAGGTATGGACGTAACCGTTGTACATTTAGCAGAATGGTTAATGGAAGTACAATTAGACCGTAAAGCGGGTGGTTTATTGAAAGCGGACCTTGAAAAACAAGGTATCAAGTTTGAATTACAAGCAAACACTCAAGAAATCATTGGTGAAAGTCATGTAGAAGGTATTCGTTTATCAGATGGTCGTGTATTAGATGCAGATATGGTTGTAATGGCTGTAGGTATCCGTCCAGTAACGAAAGAAGCACGTGCAGCTGGCCTAGAAATTGGTCGCGGTATCGTAGTAGATGACTTCATGAAAACAAGCGACCCTAACATTTATGCAGTTGGGGAATGTGCGGAACACCGTTCTAAAGTATACGGTCTTGTTGCGCCACTTTATGACCAAGGTAAAGTATTGGCAGACCACATTACGGGTCAACCAACAGAAGGTTACCAAGGTTCTACAACATTCACATCATTAAAAGTATCAGGTTGTGACTTATTCAGTGCAGGTCGCATTACTGAAAATGAAGATGTACGTGGTATCGAAACATTTAACGGTGTAGATAACATTTACAAAAAAATCTTTGTTCAAGATAAAAAAATTGTGGGTGCGGTCCTTTACGGTGATACAGAAGAAGGTAACCGTTTCTACAATATGATGAAGAAAGGCGATACAATCGACGAATACACACTTGTATCTATCTTGCATAAAGCAGGTGAAGTAGATGCGATTAGTGTTGCTGACATGGATGATGACGAAACAATCTGTGGTTGTAACGGTATCTCTAAAGGTGTGATCGTTAACGCGATTAAAGAACATGGCTTAACATCAGTTGCAGACGTAACAAGAGTGACAAAAGCAGGTAACTCTTGTGGTAAATGTAAAGGTCAAATCGGTGAGTTATTAGAGCATACATTAGGTGGAGACTTTGTTGAAAGTGGTCCAACAGGTATTTGTGAATGTACAGACTTATCACGTGACCAAATCGTTACGCAAATCCGTGCAAAAGGTCTAAAAACATCTAAAGAAGTACGTCACGTATTAGACTTTAAAAACAAAGGCGGTTGTCCGAAGTGTCGTCCGGCAATCAACTACTACTTAAACATGGTATATCCACATGATCATGAAGATGAAAGAGCATCACGTTTTGCCAACGAACGTTACCATGCGAATATCCAAAACGATGGTACATTCTCTGTTATCCCACAAATGCGTGCAGGTGTAACAGATGCGGATCAATTAATCCGTCTTGGTGAAGTGGCTAAGAAATATGATGTACCACTTGTTAAAGTAACAGGTTCACAACGTATCGGTTTATACGGTGTTAAAAAAGAAGAATTACCACAAGTATGGGAAGATCTAGGCATGCGCTCAGCATCTGCTTATGCGAAGAAAACACGTTCAGTTAAGAGCTGTGTAGGTAAAGAGTTCTGCCGTTTCGGTACGCAATATACTACAAAACTTGGTATTCGTCTTGAAGAAACATTCGAATACATCGACACACCACACAAATTCAAAATGGGTGTATCTGGATGTCCACGTAGCTGTGTAGAATCAGGCGTAAAAGACTTCGGTATCATCGGTGTTGAAAATGGCTTCCAAATCTACGTTGGTGGTAACGGTGGTACAGATGTTGTGAAAGCTGAATTCTTAACAACAGTAGAAACAGAAGACGAAGTAATCAAATTATGTGGTGCATACATGCAGTACTACCGTGAAACAGGTGTTTATGCAGAACGTACAGCACCATGGTTAAAACGCATGGGCTTTGATCAAGTGAAATCAGTTGTATTAGACCCAGAAAAACAAGAAGAACTGTATAACCGTATCATGGAAGCGAAAGCAGCAATTCCTGAAGAACCATGGAACGATATTACAAGTGATGATATGAAACGTAAAATTTTCGAAGTGGAGAAGGTGTAA
- a CDS encoding NAD(P)-dependent oxidoreductase, which yields MYPIQLNLCNKHVVIVGGGKIAWRKFQGLIDEACRIDVISPQFYEGFTSTQWPATIRLLQKEYETGDIAEADLIIIATDRADVNDRVVRDATDHQWVNHTGDRHQSDFFNTLNVRHDDMTISISSSGQSIRKTQAYARKIKAYLQTLEEDIHE from the coding sequence ATGTATCCAATACAGCTGAACTTGTGTAATAAACACGTGGTGATAGTTGGCGGGGGGAAGATCGCATGGAGAAAGTTCCAAGGATTAATCGATGAAGCGTGTCGGATTGATGTGATCAGTCCACAATTTTATGAAGGGTTTACTTCTACGCAATGGCCAGCAACGATTAGATTATTACAAAAAGAATATGAAACGGGTGACATTGCAGAGGCAGATTTAATCATCATTGCGACAGACCGTGCTGACGTCAATGATCGTGTGGTTCGTGATGCGACAGATCATCAATGGGTGAATCATACGGGAGACAGACACCAGTCGGACTTTTTCAATACTTTGAATGTCAGACATGATGATATGACGATTAGTATCAGTTCGTCAGGGCAGTCCATTCGAAAGACGCAGGCATACGCAAGGAAAATAAAGGCATATTTACAAACGTTAGAGGAGGATATCCATGAGTAA
- a CDS encoding sirohydrochlorin chelatase, translating into MQKTILIVHGMRKGKLNEILEQFVHDLFDHTSIDYDVAFLESEERSLETVVAATVRQGYQAVNLVPLLLFTASHYYENIADQMKVWTDQYPQVQFMLAEPLGTHPAMTEWISKQLSRYEHEIDHTTGVVILAHGNARFDEPDVALTRLAKQHSNDQFQCYPSMVYGKLKFKNTLLPLAEQYDKLLIIPFFFYDGYLVNKTKRRISEMMLPTEIVYTTAINFDPVLKTIILARIASCEEARHVSNTAELV; encoded by the coding sequence TTGCAGAAAACGATTTTAATTGTACACGGTATGCGTAAAGGTAAGTTGAATGAAATACTAGAACAATTTGTGCATGACTTGTTTGACCATACTTCAATTGATTATGATGTGGCATTTTTGGAATCTGAAGAGCGATCTTTAGAAACAGTTGTAGCGGCAACAGTGCGACAAGGGTATCAAGCAGTGAATTTGGTTCCGTTGCTACTTTTTACAGCATCACACTATTATGAAAATATTGCAGATCAAATGAAGGTGTGGACAGATCAATATCCGCAAGTACAGTTTATGTTAGCAGAACCACTTGGAACACATCCAGCAATGACAGAGTGGATATCAAAACAGTTATCCCGCTATGAACATGAGATTGATCATACAACAGGTGTTGTGATTTTAGCGCATGGCAATGCACGTTTTGATGAACCTGATGTGGCGCTGACACGATTGGCGAAACAACATTCGAATGATCAGTTTCAGTGCTATCCAAGTATGGTCTACGGTAAGTTGAAGTTCAAAAATACATTGCTACCACTCGCAGAACAGTATGATAAGTTGCTCATCATTCCATTTTTCTTTTACGACGGTTATCTCGTCAATAAAACAAAGCGACGAATCTCGGAAATGATGTTACCAACAGAAATTGTATACACGACTGCAATTAACTTTGACCCAGTATTAAAAACGATTATTTTAGCGCGTATCGCATCTTGTGAGGAGGCACGTCATGTATCCAATACAGCTGAACTTGTGTAA